The Candidatus Eremiobacteraceae bacterium genomic sequence TGCCGCAAGCATGCCGGCGTCGACGGTGTCGATCCCGGGCACGCTGGAGCAGATGGCGATCGGGTCGGACGGCACGATGTACATCACCGTAGAGACGCCGAATCAGATCGACGTGCTAACCCCGCCGTACACGACTGTGTCCCTCGTCGTACCAACGACGTTCTTGCCGTACGGTGTCGCGAGCGGACAATAGAGAGTAGCGCGTTCACGAGAACGAGCTACTACATTTTGAGGGACCAGGTTTCGGTGGACTGATCGAATGCGAGCAGGCCGGCTTCGGTCAGTGCGTCGAGCAGCGCTTGCGTGCGTTTCCGGTCGTGCTTGTTCGGCATGCCTTGCCATAGCATGGCGATGTGCGCCACGCTGACGCTGCCGGAATCGACCAGCACGTTGGTGAGGACGAAGTCGCGCCTGAAGCCGAGCTTGTCGATGAGCGCGAGCGTCTCGTCGGCTTTGCCGGCGCGCTGCAAACGCTGGATGAACTCGTTTTCTGTCATGTGTTACGACGACAAAGCGGAGCGCGCGGGTAGTCCCGCATCGCTCCGCCCTGCGCGGTTGTCGTGTACGTGGAGCCTACATGCTCGGCGGATTGCCGAGGTCGGCACAGGCCATGTAGACGTTGAGCTGCGCGGCGGACTTGTGGACGTTGACCGAGTCGCCCGCGATCGCGAGCTTGCTGATCGGGGCGTTGACGACCGTCACCGAACTGCCCGCGACCACGTCGGTCAGCGGATAGGTGACGGCGCCGGGATGCGCGCAGTTGCCTTTGTGGAAGTGCGACGGCTCGATCGCGCCTTCCGGTTCGCCCGTGAGGCTGATGGTGACCTTGGTCTTTTCACCCATCGGCACCAACGTCACGGTGCCCTTTTGGGTCCCGCCGCCGATCGGGTTGAATTTGAACACGAGCTGACCCTTGGCGGGCGCCATCATATTGCCGCCCTCGACCGGCGGTGGGTTGGCGGCCAGCGCGACGCAGGCCGTGCCCGCGACCATCGCGATGGCTGCGAGACCGAAAGAAAACTTACGCATAGAATCTCCTCTTCAATCGAAGAATGCCGCCGCGCTGGTAGGCGACGCGCGACGCTTAGATGCCCGCCGTAGGTTCGCGCCCGTCACCCACGCGGCCCTTGTGGCAGTGTCCCAGACAGGACGCTGAAACTTTTCGACGCTTGCCCGGTACCCATATCCGTGAACGTACTTGGACGGCCGGAAAGTTCCGGCGAAGGAGCAGACCATGACAATCCGGCAAGGCATCGGACTTGAATACCCCACGATTCTGACCCCGGCGAACGAGCTGGGCGGCTTCGAGGGTTGGGGCGTACGCATCGGCTAAACGCCCTTTTTCTTTGCCCGCGCTCAAGAGCGCGGGACTACACTTATCTGCTAAACAGCATTGAAATTCTTGAGATCAAAAGCTTCCACATGAATCCGGCGGGGTACATCGTTGAACTTGGAATATCCGTCGGGACCCCGGCATTCTCGGGCTTGAATTTCGTACAAATACGCCATTGCAAGGGAGGCATGTCGCCCTGAAATCGCGCTCGATACACGGGTACCCAGTGCTTCGCATCATCAAATCGCATTACCATGGCCGAACTGCAGCAGGTAGCAACAACTCGGCTCGTGGTCGATTTCTCCTCGATCTTATAACCTTTTAGAAGCTCGGCACCCTTTGAGTATTTTATGCGGTCTTTACGATAAAGAACGTAGGCGGTTCCACCATCTGGACCTAGAATCGGAATAGCGTTAGTCAATGCCTCAATCTGCCGGGAGCCTTCTTGGCAAGAGTCGCAATAGCAGACGACACTCGCGATGGGTGTACCAAACGCTTCGATTTCTACGTTTCCGCATGAGCAACGAGCGGTTCCCATACCACCACCTTTAAAGCAAGCGGGCAATCGCTTCCCGTCGGAACTCGAAGATCTTATCCACATCTTTGCGCACGAGCGGCAACGCGATGTCGCCGAGCGGCGCGAACGGCAACGAATAGGCGACGCGATCGCGCACCAGCGTGCCGCCGGAATCCTCCGCAAACTCATGCTCGTGGCGCCACAGCGCATACGGGCCGCGCAGTTGGTAATCGGTGAAGCGAGCGCCAGGCTGCCAGTCGCTGATCAACGATTTCCAACGCATCGGCACACCTCTCACTTTGAGCGAGTATTCGATCAGGGCGCCGCGCCGCATGGCGACCGGCGACGCCGTGCGCATGCGGAAATCCAGCGCGGGCGGCGTCAGGCGCGCCAGGTTCGACGCGTCGGCGAAAAACGCGAAGGCTTTGTCGAGCGGCGCCTTGACGACGACCGAATCTTCGAAGTGATGTAACGCGGGCCTGCGACCCGAACCGGGCGCGATGATGTCGAGCAGCGCTTGCTCGAGCAGCTCATGTTTAAAGGTGAAGCCTGCGCATAGCGCCGCGTCGGGCAGCACGAGCTGGCTGGCGAGCAGCGTCGACGCGAATCTGCCGAGCACAGCGTAGAGCGCGATGCCGGGCGCATACGCCAGCGCCGGGCGGCGCAGGGCGTGGCCGAGCGCGCTTGCCAGGCGCGCGCTCGTCGCGTAGTCGGGGGCGACGGCGTTGAACGGGCCACTGACATCGCGGTCCAGCGCGAACACGAACATAGCGACGTCATCGTCGAGACGGATCCACGGCATCCACTGCGAGCCGTTGCCGTATGGACCGCCGGCTAAGAACTGAAATGGGGGCAGCATCTCGGCGAGCACGCCGCCGCCCGAACCGAGCACGAGGCCTTGGCGCAGCCACGCCGTGCGCAGACCCAACGTCTGCGCGCGCTGCGTTTCGCGTTCCCATTCCACGCATGTGTCGGCGAGGAAGCCCGAGCCGGGCGCGCTCGTTTCGAGCAGCGGTTCATCCTTGCGATCGCCGTAGTAGCCGACCGCGGACGCCGAGACCAGCACGCGCGGTTTGCGCGCGCACGCCGCGATCGAGTCTACCAGTGTGCGCGTGCCGACGACGCGCGAATCATAGATGGCGCGCTTCTTCTCTTGCGTCCAGCGCCCGGCTACGGTCTCACCCGCGAGATGGACGACGGCGTCGGCTGCTTCGAAAGGTGCGGCGTTGACCGTGCCGTTCGGGTCAAAGCGTGCGACCTCGATACCCGACGGGAAACGGGCCCGCTCGGGCGAGCGGCTGAGCGCGACGACGCGGTCGCCGCGCGCGAGCAGCGCCCGCACGATCGCGCTTCCTATAAATCCGGTGGCTCCGCTGACGACGATCTTCATCTGTGTGACCGGCACGTTCGCCGTCGCGGCGAAGCGCTGCTGCCGCGGCCCGATGGGAAGTCCGGCGCGCTAAGACGAAGGCGGCAACGGGTTTGCACCACGAGGCATGTCGCGTGGGAGGTCAGCGCTTCTATGGTTGGACAAGTCTTAGCCGTTGTGATGTTCACGGTTACCAGCTCTACCTTTGTCGACGGCGGCAGACTGCCGACCTCGGCGGCGTACAATCTCATGGGGTGTGGCGGCAGCAATGAGGCGCCCGCGCTGAACTGGGCGGGAGCGCCGCAAGGCACCAAGAGCTTTGCCATCACCATGCACGATCCGGACGCGAAAGCGCCCGGCGGCTGGTGGCATTGGGTCGTGTTCAACATCCCGGCGTCGCGCACGGGCTTGGACACCAGCGCGCAAAGCGTCATCGTCACCTGGGTCTACGGCACGACGAGTTTCAAGACGCGGGGCTATGGCGGCCCCTGTCCGCCGCCTGGAGCGCCGCATCATTACGACTTCGTCATCTACGCGCTTGACGTGCCCGCGGTGCCGGGTGTTTCGGGCGACACGACCGGTCCCGACCTGCTCCAAGCCATCCAGGGCCACGTGTTGGGCAAGACCCAGCTGACCGGCCTGTACTCACGTTGACGTTCGCTCGGTGAGCAAACGCACGCGCATCTACACCCGCGGCGGCGACACTGGCGACACCGGATTGGTGGGCGGCCAGCGCGTGGCGAAGCATTCCGCGCGCATCCGCTCGTTCGGCGACGTCGACGAGTGCTCCAGCGTGATCGGCCTGGCGCGACGCAGCCTGCAGGAGAGGATCGCGACGCATCCGCGCGTCGCGTCGTTGGATGCGTGGCTCGCGTGGACGCAAGACGCGCTCTTCAATCTGGGCAGCGATCTGGCCACCATGCCCGTGATCCAGCGCGAATCCATTCCGCGCATCACGCAGCGCGATGTCGATGCGCTTGAAAAAGCGATCGATGCGGCGCAGGATCAGCTGCCGCCACTCGACGCCTTCATCCATCCCGGCGGCACGCAGGCGGGCGGGCTGCTGCATCTCGCGCGCGCAGTGTGCCGGCGCGCCGAGCGCAGCATCGTGGAGCTGGCGAAAAGCGAACCGGTCGAGCCGCTGGTGCTCGTCTACATCAATCGTCTGTCGGACGCGCTGTTCGCCTGGGCGCGCTGGGTCAATGGTGAACTAGGTTCGAGTGAGCACCGCTGGAACCCGAAGGCGAACCCACCCGACGCGTTCTGACTTTGAGCACGCGCTCGAAGATCGCGACCGTCTGGGAGGCGGTCATGTCCCAGGTCATCTGCGCGGCGCGCCGGCGGCCAAGCTCGCGCAGGTTGTCGGCAAGTTCGTCCTCTGTCAACACGAGCGAGATCGCATTGGCCAGCGCCTCGACATCGCCGCTTGGAAAGTAGAGCGCTGCATCGCCGCCCGCTTCTGGGATGCCGGCGGCGTCTGACGCGATGACGGGCGCACCGTAGGCCATCGCCTCGAGCACCGGCAGGCCGAAGCCCTCGTAGCGCGACGGGTAGATGACCGCTTTGGCATGCGCGTATAAGGATGCGAGCACGCTATCCGATACGTGGCCAAGATATTTCACCGGCGCGGCCGGATCGAACGCCACGCGATCCTCTTTGTTGACGCTGTCGGCGTCCGAACGCTTGCCGGCGATGACCAGCATTGGCGCATCATTCACTTTGGCAAGCGCGGCTTCGAGCACGTCGATGCCTTTGCGCGTTTCCGTCTCGCCCACGAACAGCAGGTACGGTTGCGGGATCGGCGGCGGGCCCGGCGCCACGCGCACCGGATCGACTCCGAGATGGACCACGTCGATGCGGTCGGGTTCGATGTTGAGATGTCGAGCCAATTCGCCCTTGGAGAAATGCGAGTCGGTGATGATGCGGGTCGCAGTGGCGGCTGCGACGCGGAATGGACGCTGCTCTTTTTCGCGCACGTCGGCGTTTTCGGGCGGCAACGCGAACAGCGAAGCGTCGTGCAAGGTCACGATGCCGATGCCCGGCGGGATCCAGCTCATGCCGTTCCATGGGAACCACACCAGATCGAACGATTTGGGCGTGACCGAGCCGCGATGGATGGCTGGCAGTGCGAGGCCGCCCAGTTCTTGTCGGTAGCGCGGGGCGTGCAGCAGGGGCGGCCATTCGGGGATGATGAGCGTCGGCGCGACGTGATCGCGGCTATAGCTGGACCAGCAGCGCAGCAGCGCTCGCGTGTAGCGGCCGATGCCGCGGTGGTCGCCAGGCAGGTTCCATGCGTCGACGCCGATGCGAAGGGCCACTGGAGTCACCTCGTGCGGAGGGTGGCAAGCCTTGGGGCGGGCAATTCGGACGCCATGATCAGCGCTCCCGGTGTCGTCGCTCACATGATCGTT encodes the following:
- a CDS encoding TIGR01777 family oxidoreductase; this encodes MPVTQMKIVVSGATGFIGSAIVRALLARGDRVVALSRSPERARFPSGIEVARFDPNGTVNAAPFEAADAVVHLAGETVAGRWTQEKKRAIYDSRVVGTRTLVDSIAACARKPRVLVSASAVGYYGDRKDEPLLETSAPGSGFLADTCVEWERETQRAQTLGLRTAWLRQGLVLGSGGGVLAEMLPPFQFLAGGPYGNGSQWMPWIRLDDDVAMFVFALDRDVSGPFNAVAPDYATSARLASALGHALRRPALAYAPGIALYAVLGRFASTLLASQLVLPDAALCAGFTFKHELLEQALLDIIAPGSGRRPALHHFEDSVVVKAPLDKAFAFFADASNLARLTPPALDFRMRTASPVAMRRGALIEYSLKVRGVPMRWKSLISDWQPGARFTDYQLRGPYALWRHEHEFAEDSGGTLVRDRVAYSLPFAPLGDIALPLVRKDVDKIFEFRREAIARLL
- a CDS encoding YbhB/YbcL family Raf kinase inhibitor-like protein, which produces MFTVTSSTFVDGGRLPTSAAYNLMGCGGSNEAPALNWAGAPQGTKSFAITMHDPDAKAPGGWWHWVVFNIPASRTGLDTSAQSVIVTWVYGTTSFKTRGYGGPCPPPGAPHHYDFVIYALDVPAVPGVSGDTTGPDLLQAIQGHVLGKTQLTGLYSR
- a CDS encoding cob(I)yrinic acid a,c-diamide adenosyltransferase, which translates into the protein MSKRTRIYTRGGDTGDTGLVGGQRVAKHSARIRSFGDVDECSSVIGLARRSLQERIATHPRVASLDAWLAWTQDALFNLGSDLATMPVIQRESIPRITQRDVDALEKAIDAAQDQLPPLDAFIHPGGTQAGGLLHLARAVCRRAERSIVELAKSEPVEPLVLVYINRLSDALFAWARWVNGELGSSEHRWNPKANPPDAF
- a CDS encoding glycosyltransferase family 1 protein, with product MALRIGVDAWNLPGDHRGIGRYTRALLRCWSSYSRDHVAPTLIIPEWPPLLHAPRYRQELGGLALPAIHRGSVTPKSFDLVWFPWNGMSWIPPGIGIVTLHDASLFALPPENADVREKEQRPFRVAAATATRIITDSHFSKGELARHLNIEPDRIDVVHLGVDPVRVAPGPPPIPQPYLLFVGETETRKGIDVLEAALAKVNDAPMLVIAGKRSDADSVNKEDRVAFDPAAPVKYLGHVSDSVLASLYAHAKAVIYPSRYEGFGLPVLEAMAYGAPVIASDAAGIPEAGGDAALYFPSGDVEALANAISLVLTEDELADNLRELGRRRAAQMTWDMTASQTVAIFERVLKVRTRRVGSPSGSSGAHSNLVHH